In Brassica napus cultivar Da-Ae chromosome C2, Da-Ae, whole genome shotgun sequence, the sequence CTAAGTGTGTTCCTTCTGAGGTTGATCGGATCAGCCGATAaggtttatataaaaaaaaagaatttagcAGGTTTATAAAGTAAAGTTGAAAGTATATACCACTaacatactttttaaaattttaaacggTCAATGCATGCAATAGAGATGGACACTAAAAATGCAATGCGTTAAAAATAGGACAATCTCGAAAAGTGATTTTGTTAATATGTTGGTCATATCTTTGTAAAAAATAATGTGAAGAGAAATCCTAAATGAATGACTTGTGATTTTGCTAGtgatttaaacaaaatattatgtCATATTACAAGTATTCTGACAATTAGGTAAGCATCATTTATAGATGgtcatatattttaaacattcaCTATGAACATAGGGTAACATATCTTTTGGTGATAGTTATTTTATACTAGGGTtggtgtccgcgcttcgcgcggattacaTGTTTAATAAAAGTCAGCTCAATTAaaatttggagttttgaagttttTGAAAGGGAAAGCtaagttttgtttattttataatgcGAAAATGTTGGAAGCGgtgatcagtttttttttataaaacaacagtaagtttgaattaaagtattaaattaatatatcaatactaataatgttttaattcaaaaatgaatttataaattcaaaaaaccTCCAACAACGTATATGAATCAGTATGCAGCTAATATTACCgttgttttaattaaattaatatcagTATGAACATAAACCAATCCATGCATATGTAAAATGCATGCTGATCAAACAACTTTAATAAGTTAGAAATGAAAACCAAACAACTTTAATATGATAATGCGGATCATTCTTAAACTTCATAACAAAGCTATGAATAAAAACCAAATAACTCAAATAAGAAAACCAAACCATAACGTGTCTCCAATCCTAAATTCTCTTAGCaagaagcaaaaacaaaatgatTAAAGAGAGATAAGTAGACTGTTTTTAGAGAATCATCCTGACTGGACAGTCTGTACCAGCCACTGATAGAGTGACCATTCTGCATGTGATCTAGCCACTACGCTTGGTACGCTTTGCTTTCTTCTGGTCGTCAATAGCTGAAGCACCACCACCACTACTCTCAGCCAACTCTGTGTTCTCCACTTTAGTTCCTGGTGGCGTCTTGAGTGGGAGATTCTTTGGTGGTAACTCTGCTGGTGAGACTATCTTGGTAGCGGTCAAGGACAGTCGGGTAGAAGTGAAGTTGTAGTGAGCCACCTTGATCCTGAATTTCTTTGTCTGGCCTATTGTATCAATGAAACACTGTGGCAGTGGAACTTCAAGCTCAACCGCATCTCCACCATTTTCCTAATATAACAGAATACATTTATCAACTTGGTAGACTCTATGATTAAAATAAGTGTCAAGATTATGGAAATTATCATTTATCATCAGAACAACAATTACCTGAACATAAGCATCAATCAACTCTGTTGCTTTCCTGCCTGTGGGATCTTTCCCAGCATCTCCGAGAATGATGAACGTGCACTGCTCATCATTATCATAGACAGACATCTCCACCCGATAGCTGGTTAAAAACCAAATGATTAGTATATACATTGTCGCTTGAAAACATATTTGAGAGGAGAAACTTACTTGGCTACTGCAGTAGCATTTTCATTCCCGTATTTTGGACAAAGCAATGTTGTCGGCCCACGGTTTAACTTGGTCTGGCAATTCTTGCAAGCAATGTAATACCACTCAGTGCCAAGCTTGAAATCATCAATTGTGGCAATGCAGTCAAAGTAGGCAACCTGAAATCACATCCTAAGCGTTGTCAGCAACTACATTGAGAAAAGTGTTTGATTGTAATAACAGAATGGGATTACCTGAGCAGGCTGACGCTTGAGGAAGGCGGAAATCTCACCTATTGTGAGAGTCTCAGCTTTGACCACCTCAACAGGGTTCACCAAAGAAGTTACAGAAGGGTTCGTGGTCAACCTTGCAAAGAATTTTAAATCAGGCGATCATCAAAGGTGTTAAACACATAATAGTCTAAGCTATAGattgtttctaaaaaaataaaatactaaccATGCCAAGTATTCATTGGTGGGGTCAACCTCTTCATCCAAAAACACTCTTGAAGAGGACATTGAACTTAGGCACAATTTCCCTGTCAATATAGAAACATTTAGTGGTAGGTTTATCTAACTGAGTGTGAGTGATGAGGAATTCTTATATTGAGTGTAAGAGATTACCACCGAGCTTCTTAGGATTGACCGTTGTGACCAATAGAACAGTTGGAGTGGCTGCACTTGCGTCAAACTTGAGGCGGAAACTTTCAGCGGCCTCGTCCCATAGATAGACGTTCATCACTGGACCGCTGCAGTTAACAAAGAGTAGATGTTTAATTTAAGTAAGAATCATAAATTAGAAAATGATATTTCTGTATTAGTCGAACTACAACAGCTTACTCTTTAAGCTGCAAATGGACCATCACTTTCCGAGAAGCTGAGTCATCATTGGTGCACAAAATCGGACGCTGATGGAGAGCCTGGCCATCAACCAGCTTAAGGTGGCCAACAACATCTACAACAGACAATTACACGCAATACAAAGTTAACCGATTGGAATGGTTAAACatgataagaaaatatttaaaccgTACCGTGAAGATCCCCTCTGAGATCGCAGTTGGCTTCAAATTCTGAAAAGGAACGGACCCTGAAGCGCTCTGTCAAAATGCCTTCAATGTCTTCTTCATCCTTTGACAGGGCAGAAGCGTGTGAGATGCAAATTACCAGCCTCTGATCAGCAACATGGTACATACCCTACAGAACCCCTGAGCTGTTGGATGCATAGAAGTTTGTCAGTGTGTAGATGCTCCCACGCTGGAGCTCTTTCTCATACTGGTTGCGACGGTTCTGACCGATGAACCCCTGAGCCAAAGTACCCTACAGAACAGAGATACAATATCGAGTCAGTTGAAAGCGTTCAACTAAAATTATAAGCGTTCAAATATTGATCCGATCTCTATCAAAGCACTCTCAAGTGAATAATGAAAGAGAAAAACCAATCAAAGATAagctaatatataataaaagataaGCTAAACCAAGTGTTTTTTCAGAGTGGTTAAAATTATTAAGCGTTTAAAGCAATAGAAACAAATCTCTCTAATCAATCGAAGATACGCTAATATAATTCAAACGaatcaatcaatttttttttctcgaaaagAGGCCAAGGAAAACCAATGAAAGAGACGGTAATATAATTCAAACGAATcaatcaagtttttattttaatcaatcaagttttttatgaatcaatcaagttttttatgaatcaatcaagtttttattttaatcaatcaaatttttgttttccaacATACGCTAACATCTCAACCTAATGTTCGATAATATAATGAAAAATGAAGACATACCTCCGCATCGATCATAAGCATCTCGATCCCAAGAAGGATCCCTGGTCCTCCTTTGACATTCTTGCGAGCTTCCCAGAAATGAAGAAGCCTAAACTTCAAGGTGGAATCGTCTGGCCCTGGTGAAACATGTCGGAAGAAGAGAGGAGGAGAAGCTTTGCCGGTGCGGATCGCAGTCGTTTTTGCCGTTTTCGCCATGATGAGGGTATGTATTTTACGATCTGAGGTACGGGTATGGATTTTACGATCTGAGGTAAGGGTATAAATAGGGATCTAGATAGCATCAAGACGGAAAGGGGATGTGGAAGGTCTGTAGGGATCTTGAATGGAGGATTTATGAGAGTACATTGAAGTACCAGAACTCTCATCGGACGCGTTATGGGGGATGAGTTGGGGGAGAGGAAGAGAATCGAGAAAGAGATCGAGACGGCGCTTAGGGTTAGGGATGATGATTTCAGAGAAAGGGGCGATATAACCCGAACCGTAAGAGCGTCTCTGGATTGGTCTGGGAGTTGGGTTTAATGGGCTGTGACAAAATCCGTATCAAGAGAGGCTGCGAGATGAGGCTATGGACTGGGCCGCGAagatttcgttttttttaattgcaagCCCACTTCGTGATGACCTGGCATATTGGTTGGTCCTGAATATTTGTGCACATGTGGATATGCTTAGGAATCAAGAATTTagctccttttatatagtaggatagtTAATTTTTCTTCATAGACATTAAAAATTGGATTTTCACCTTGTACTAAATTAAAAGAGACACAATATTAGACGGACCTGTAAATATTCTTTACAGTATTGTGATATtatcatttattaatatatgttaacaGAATCATTCAAACATAGTACAATGCTGTTGAATAATTAATTTgaaaccaattataaaaaaacatgtcATTGGATTTTTAAGATTTGGTAGGCCATGTTTAGAATAAagtttattgtggtttaatcaAAGATTATTGTACATTTGATCTTTATTGTCTTTCATTTATATCAAAATGATTCGGggataaagaatgttaaaactcaaaatatttgtttttaatcacTTTTGTAAATACTggtttatcttttaaaaaaattataatcaaaaaCTCAGCAgcataaaaataattacaataattattaattcaatAACAAGAAATTAGATTATAAgtaatttcgaaaaaaaaaactaaacctttGAATCATTGTTGACTGTTGATAtgttatatatcttatatatagtCACTGATGTTAAAGAGAGGTCTAAGATAATATGATCAAGTTAAACCTGCTTAAAAACtctacatagatatatatatatagttgagaattttttttttttttaacactgaaatTCTGAGAACAAAGTTTGAGGGGCCTCAACTGAGGGAACCCTCCTACAACAGAAGTCTTGAGAAAGCCtctaaaaagagaaataaagaGAAGAACAAATGCCAATAGGCACCATAATAGAAAAGAACATTAGAGCTATGATGTGAAGCAAAGATGTAGTGAGCAAGCTCACGGGGCCGCTTCAGTAGATAAGCTACGAGAGAGCCATGCTGGACCTTTTGCAGCAACGTACGACTGGTATCGTTGACCTGTTGTGACTGATGTAGCAATGGCTACTGCAACAGAGTTACACTGTAGAGCCGTATGGTTTAGACTCCATCCCTCGATAGCCTCTAATTTGAAACTAATTGTAGGTGCTGGAGGTAGGGAAAGTGAAAGGGGGCCATCATAATGTTTCTCGTCTCGATTTCTGAGGCCTCGAAGAGGACGTTGTGCTTGTGGGGATTGCCCATACTCTCCACAGCCCACAATATTGCGTAAAGATTGGCTTCCTCTTTTGAATGGATGTAAGAGTAAGCTCTTCTACTATGAAGTATGGGGATTCCATTAGAATCTCTAAGTATCCAAGATACCTCACACAGGCGATCATCACAGATCCAAGATAAACCCACGTTGCATTTAACAAACCCCTCAGGTTGTTTGCGCCATCTTTTGGTTGCTAGTGAATGATCTGATTCTGAATATGGGGCCTGAGCTTGTATCCATAAGTCGGCATCCTCATAGGCTTGGCCAACGATATGATGGGGATGAACCTGATGGTTGTTGAAGATGAGAGAGTTCCGTGCCTTCCAAATTTACCATAGAAGCCATGGAAAAACCTTAcggatgcgatcatcagctgtATGGTTCTTAGACACAGATAAGAGATGGAAGATGTTCAGGAACATTGAAGTTCGAGAAAAACCACGCTGAGGCAATGGAATGTTCGCCAGATCCCATACTTGTCGTGCCTTGTCACATGTGAACAGAGCATAACAAATAGTTTCACTAGCCTGACCACACAAAGCGCATGTGGAGTCCCCGAGGATGCCTCGAGACTGCAACCGTTCTTTGACAGCAAGGACGCCTGATAGAGATCtccataaaaaatgtttaagtTTCGGTGGAGCCTTTATCTTCCATAAGTCTCCCCATAACTTCTTTTCGAGTGGAGGGAGAGACCCATTACTAGGGTGATTCATCGCTAATATGGCTTCAGTCATTATGTAGCCACTTTGTGTAGAGTAAGACCCATGTTCTGTAAATCCCCAACAGTACGAGTCCTCCTGAGTAATCTTTGGCTTAATACGAAGAATTTAAGCAGCGTCGTCATCTGTGAAAGATTGCATGACTAGGTTCTGGTTCCATCTATCAGAGCCAGCCACGAGCAAATCTGCAACTGTTAGGGTAAGGTCTTCGACACTGTCAGCACGATACATAGGTGGACGTGGAACTGTGTCTATGATCCAATTCTCCGCCCAGACATTTGTCTGTGTACCATTACCAATGCTGCGATAGAGGCCCTGTTTCAGTAGTTCCTTGCCATGGAGGATACTGCGCCATGCAAAAGAAGGACATGAACCATTGCTACATTCAAGGAAAGATGTACGAGCAACGTATCTCCCCTTTAGAACCTTAGCTACAAGAGAATTTGGCTGACTCCAGATCCTCCACGCTTGCTTACAAAGCAAAGCCTGATTAAAACATCGAATGTCATGGAATCCCATGCCACCAATGTCTTTAGGTTTACACAATTTTTTCCACGCAACCCATGGAATTTTGCGTTTCTTATCTCCACTGCTCCACCAGAATTCGACGATGACACTGGTTAGCTTAGCACACAAATCTTTTGGGAGAAGGAAAACAGACATTGCGTATATGGGAAGTGCTAGCGCAACTGACTTGATAATCACTTCTTTGGCACCCATCGAGAGAGTTTTAGAGTACCATCCTTGCAATCTTCCTTCGAGCTTTTCTTAATGAAGTTTAACAGCTCTCGCTTAGAGCCTTTGAAGACTTTAGGAAGGCCCAATTATGTACCCTCACCACCTTCTCTTTGGATACCTAGCGTATCTTTGATCCCTTCTTTTAACTCATTAGGAACTCTATCCCCAAAGATGATAGAGGACTTCAAAAAGTTGATCTCTTGGCCAGATGCTGAGCCATATATCTACATGCATCGCTTGATTTCTTTACTCTCCGGCAAGTCAGCTCTACACATGAGCAAgctatcatcagcaaacaaCAGGTGGTGAACCGCTGGTGATCTCTCGGTGAGCTTAATTTCATGTAGGTGTCCCTGACTTTCAGCGCGGTTAAGGATACCAACCAGGGCTTCCGCGCAGAGGATGAAGAGGAAAGGGGAGAGTGGATCACCCTGTCTTATTCCCCTTTCAGGCTTGATAAACCCATGGGAGCGACCATTGAGAAGAACCGCAAAGGTGACTGAGTTGATGCAGGACATTAACCACCTAACCCATATTCTTCCAAAACCCATCTTCTCGAGGAGAGTTTCCACAAAGTTCCACTCCACTCTATCATAGGCTCTAGAACATATCGGTCTTAATAGCCATGAAATTCTCGCTCACTTTCTGGTTTGTCCGAAGACCATGCACCAGCTCATGCGCTATGATAATGTTATCAGTGATCAATCTCCCAGCAACAAAAGCTCCCTGAGTCTCAGAAACCAGATCAGGCAACACCACTTTTAAACGATCACACAAAATCCTTGAGATGATCTTATACTGAACATAACATAGACTAATGGGTCTCATGTCTTTCATCTCCgaagggtttagtgtttttggcAACAAGCTGAGTGTGGTTCCATCCTTCAGGCATAACCGAAGTCTGGAAGAAGCTCTGAACATCCTTTATCACTTTAGGACCCACAATGTGCCAGTACTTTTGGTAAAAGAGACCAGTCAAGCCATCTTCACCGGGTGCACTGCTCCCTTTCACACCAAAAGCTGCAACTCTGATCTCATCAGTAGATATAGGATTCGTCAACATCTCATTCATACTTGGTGTTACTTTGGCTTGAAAACCTTCAAAAAGAGGTTCCATATCCGAGGGATTAGAGCTCATGAATAAATCCCTATAGAATTCCACTGCAATGTTACCCTTGGAACCTTCTGAATAGTTTTCATTCCCAAGGATGTCCTTCAGTATTAACACCTTGTTTCGCATCCGTTTCCCTCTCACCACATTGTGGAAATAAGCTGTGTTTAAGTCACCATCTTTGAGCCATTCAACTCTGCTTCTTTGCTTCCAGAAGCTCTCTTCCTCATTGAGTGCTACCGCCAAATCATACTTCATTTTCCGCATGTGGTTGTAGTTCAGGAACTGTTTTGCAATTTCTGCTTCCATAGACTGCTTAAGTCTCTCAATTCTAGTTTTAGATTCAGATGTTCTGCCCGTTTGAGCTTTGATAGCTCAGTTCTGCACCTTGCGATCCTGTCAAGTAGGCTTGGATCATCGTAGGGACCATTCCCGAGCCAAGCTTTAGCTATAGCTTCCTCAACACCCCTCTTCCCAATCAACCTCTTATCAAAGAAAAACCGGCCTCTATTCTTTTCTTCAATTTCCAGAGCAAACTCTAAACGGATTGGTCTATGGTCAGAGGCTCTCATGTCCATATACTCTGTTTTAGAGCGAGGAAATAAGCAAAACCAAGCATCGTTCCCGAAGCTCCTGTCGAGACAACATTGCACCCATACTTGATCTCTCTTCCCAGCCCAGGATAGTAGGTTCCCATGGCTGATATGTTCCTTGATCTTACATGCTTCAGCCATATTACGGAAGTCCCAAAAAGTCGACTCAGACCTTACAGTTCCTCCAAGCT encodes:
- the LOC125581788 gene encoding uncharacterized protein LOC125581788; amino-acid sequence: MAKTAKTTAIRTGKASPPLFFRHVSPGPDDSTLKFRLLHFWEARKNVKGGPGILLGIEMLMIDAEGTLAQGFIGQNRRNQYEKELQRGSIYTLTNFYASNSSGDEEDIEGILTERFRVRSFSEFEANCDLRGDLHDVVGHLKLVDGQALHQRPILCTNDDSASRKVMVHLQLKDGPVMNVYLWDEAAESFRLKFDASAATPTVLLVTTVNPKKLGGKLCLSSMSSSRVFLDEEVDPTNEYLAWLTTNPSVTSLVNPVEVVKAETLTIGEISAFLKRQPAQVAYFDCIATIDDFKLGTEWYYIACKNCQTKLNRGPTTLLCPKYGNENATAVANYRVEMSVYDNDEQCTFIILGDAGKDPTGRKATELIDAYVQENGGDAVELEVPLPQCFIDTIGQTKKFRIKVAHYNFTSTRLSLTATKIVSPAELPPKNLPLKTPPGTKVENTELAESSGGGASAIDDQKKAKRTKRSG